DNA sequence from the Streptomyces cinnabarinus genome:
GGCGACCAACGTCGAGGTCGGCTGCGTCTCGCACACCGACATGAACAACGACTACGGCGTCTACGAACAGGTGCGCGACTTCATCGCCTGACCCGCGCACCTAGGGCGCACAGCGGGGGTGCGCGGCGGGCGTCCGGGGGACAATCGGGATATGGCCCGTCCGTCCCGGGAGGTTCCCATGCCGCTTCGGTCCGCCGGCACCGACAAGGTGCCGCGGGATGCCGTGCACCACCCGCTGTTCGCCCGTTTCTACGCCCGCTGCAGCGTGAACGCCGAGACCGGTCTGGGTGTGGGCGCCCTGCGCGACCGGCTGCTCGCCGGACTCTCCGGCCGGGTGATCGAGATCGGGGCGGGCAACGGCCTGAACTTCGCCCACTATCCGGGCACCGTCTCGGAGGTCGTCGCGATCGAGCCGGAGCGGGTGCTGCGGCACCTGGCCGTGGAGGCCGCCCTGCGCTCAGATGTCCCGGTGGACGTGGTGCCGGGGGCGGCGGAGGCGCTGCCGGTCAAGAGCGAGGCGTTCGACGCGGCAGTGGTCTCGCTGGTGCTGTGCAGTGTCCGGGACGTACCGCGGGCGCTGTCGGAGATCCGTCGGGTGCTGCGGCCCGGCGGGGCCGTGCGGTTCCTGGAGCACGGCCGGGGCGGCGGCACCGCGATGCACCTCACCCAGCGGGCCCTGGACCGGACGGTG
Encoded proteins:
- a CDS encoding class I SAM-dependent methyltransferase; amino-acid sequence: MPLRSAGTDKVPRDAVHHPLFARFYARCSVNAETGLGVGALRDRLLAGLSGRVIEIGAGNGLNFAHYPGTVSEVVAIEPERVLRHLAVEAALRSDVPVDVVPGAAEALPVKSEAFDAAVVSLVLCSVRDVPRALSEIRRVLRPGGAVRFLEHGRGGGTAMHLTQRALDRTVWPLLCGGCHVGREPVASLRDAGFELGPYRRLLVPEKGPRLPTSYCVLGTAWRPMAED